Proteins encoded within one genomic window of Vespula vulgaris chromosome 16, iyVesVulg1.1, whole genome shotgun sequence:
- the LOC127069824 gene encoding inositol hexakisphosphate and diphosphoinositol-pentakisphosphate kinase 2 isoform X30: protein MSYTELEHGYQGLRSASRPIFYVGDINSVQSNLIGPVASSIYRSSKRAELSEGCGNDDACMGGTELEGEGKQVLVGICAMAKKSQSKPMKEILTRLEEFEYIKIVVFPEEVILKESVEDWPIVDCLISFHSKGFPLDKAINYADLRNPFIINNLPMQYDIQDRRRVYAILESEGIEIPRYAVLDRDSADPKQPISDHELVESEDHVEVNGVIFNKPFVEKPVSAEDHNIYIYYPTSAGGGSQRLFRKIGSRSSVYSPESRVRKTGSYIYEDFMPTDGTDVKVYTVGPDYAHAEARKSPALDGKVERDSEGKEIRYPVILSNAEKLISRKVCLAFKQTVCGFDLLRANGQSFVCDVNGFSFVKNSNKYYDDCAKILGNMILRELAPTLHIPWSVPFQLDDPPIVPTTFGKMMELRCVVAVIRHGDRTPKQKMKVEVRHPKFFEIFAKYDGYKHGHVKLKRPKQLQEILDTARSLLAEIQHRAAGPELEEKQGKLEQLKSVLEMYGHFSGINRKVQMKYQPRGRPRGSSSDDGNNHNRLGEPSLVLILKWGGELTPAGRIQAEELGRIFRCMYPGGQGRHLSEEDTEMLPNHGEYAGAQGLGLLRLHSTFRHDLKIYASDEGRVQMTAAAFAKGLLALEGELTPILVQMVKSANTNGLLDNDCDSSKYQNMVKTRLHELLQQDREFTREDREQINPGNALSINAAMDFVKNPVRCCQHVHALIQKLMDIVRIKKDDPKTKDAILYHGETWELMGRRWGKIEKDFCTKNKRFDISKIPDIYDCIKYDLQHNNHTLQFDHAEELYIYAKYLADIVIPQEYGLTVQEKLTIGQGICTPLLKKIRADLQRNIEESGEETVNRLNPRYSHGVSSPGRHVRTRLYFTSESHVHSLLTVLRYGGLLDVVKDEQWRRAMEYVSMVSELNYMSQIVVMLYEDPTKDPSSEERFHVELHFSPGVNCCVQKNLPPGPGFRPHSRNESSHNMGESGGSGQDSVSQCSTRIEEEDTELSILEDEIINPPVQAETSPTVGHDVVDSTLDSPTTSRGIDMMDLDPNMMDEPYDSGFLQSSAPIPIRHVMRINARTVAGHEAARLGSQLAASQRQRREREASVMVEPRARSYDHQHQEKAEKARRHRHSISGQMSYFKLLGYNVSKKLTGSTNSLFSTAVISGSSSAPNLKDMIPPHAMIPPHVAAIEGFGGVPPIRPLETLHNALSLRQLDSFLEMMTSAPLFRTPASSPPKYPSPGGSVNPNLNVGGISREYQSSDLEAVRYCKKLNKVPLYITPTPIQYKSCGDGDTCDIRNQPSPTSPNSTGWSSEPQSFLSSEPSSPAPTSTGECSMSISLISNDGAPSYSGAPKFPTTPGLDLDFNDFCMNIDQENHEGRGSVSYTDYYSNEDGQIRKGPSYTSTTQKTVVSSDDLPIDTVDDDEEHTLTLRQTEAQKKQDVKLLFEQVENPNATKSTVGYKKIGRFRVESMEISDDDVRIKEPSSVCSSSDKNKLLTLQKMETTNVERGPTHRSKETRHKRKNFSRSQSVSTPKTFVAKSDTNFSFKSVKSKESFSAMTDKDLEKWKLSKTKSDPSTSCTETQKEPILTMASSLTDSPSVTIGFDIQDEKNE, encoded by the exons GCCGAACTGTCAGAAGGGTGTGGTAATGATGATGCGTGTATGGGGGGTACTGAACTTGAAGGAGAAGGGAAACAAGTTCTGGTTGGAATATGTGCAATGGCTAAAAAATCGCAGAGTAAAccgatgaaagaaattttaacacGACTTGAagaatttgaatatattaagATTGTTGTATTCCCAGAAGAAgttattttaaaa GAATCAGTAGAAGATTGGCCTATAGTTGATTGTTTAATAAGTTTTCATAGCAAAGGATTTCCTCTTGATAAAGCTATTAATTATGCTGATCTTCGAAATcctttcataattaataatcttccAATGCAATATGACATTcaa gaTCGTAGAAGAGTCTATGCTATACTAGAAAGTGAGGGTATAGAAATTCCACGGTATGCTGTATTAGATAGGGATTCTGCTGATCCAAAAC AACCCATTTCAGATCACGAGTTAGTTGAATCCGAGGATCATGTTGAAGTCAATGGGGTTATTTTTAACAAACCATTCGTGGAGAAGCCTGTATCTGCTGAAGAtcataacatttatatttattacccAACATCTGCTGGTGGAGGTAGTCAAAGATTATTTagaaaa aTAGGAAGCCGTAGTAGTGTATACTCTCCAGAATCTCGAGTTCGGAAAACAGGCTCTTATATTTATGAAGATTTTATGCCCACTGATGGTACAGATGTAAAAGTATATACTGTAGGTCCTGATTATGCACATGCAGAAGCTAGAAAAAGTCCAGCATTAGATGGTAAAGTTGAAAGAGATTCAGAAGGCAAAGAAATTCGTTATCCTGTTATATTGAGTAAtgctgaaaaattaataagtagAAAAGTTTGTTTGGCCTTTAAACAAACAGTTTGTGGTTTCGATTTATTAAG AGCAAATGGACAGTCATTTGTTTGTGATGTTAATGGATTTAGCTTCGTAAAAAATtccaataaatattatgatgATTGTgcgaagatattgggaaatatgATATTAAGAGAATTAGCACCAACTTTACATATTCCATGGAGTGTACCATTTCAGTTAGATGATCCACCTATAGTACCAACTACGTTTGGCAAAat GATGGAACTACGTTGCGTTGTGGCGGTCATAAGGCATGGTGATAGAACACCAAAGCAGAAGATGAAAGTAGAAGTTCGTCATCCTAA GTTTTTCGAGATATTTGCAAAATATGATGGTTACAAACATGGTCATGTAAAATTGAAGCGACCGAAACAATTACAAGAAATATTAGATACCGCACGTAGTTTGTTAGCAGAAATACAGCATCGTGCAGCAGGTCCTGaattagaagaaaagcaaGGGAAATTAGAACAGTTAAAAAGTGTACTAGAAAT GTATGGTCATTTTTCTGGTATAAATCGTAAAGTACAAATGAAGTATCAACCACGTGGGAGACCGAGGGGAAGTTCTTCCGACGATGGTAACAATCATA atcGACTGGGAGAACCATCTCTTGTTCTAATACTTAAATGGGGCGGCGAATTAACACCAGCTGGACGTATTCAAGCCGAAGAATTAGGAAGAATATTTCGTTGCATGTATCCTGGTGGTCAAGGTAGACACCTTAGTG aGGAAGACACAGAGATGTTACCAAATCACG GTGAATATGCTGGAGCTCAAGGACTAGGTTTACTTCGTCTTCATTCTACATTTCGTCATGATTTAAAGATATATGCAAGTGATGAAGGAAGAGTTCAAATGACTGCAGCTGCTTTTGCAAAGGGATTACTTGCATTAGAGGGTGAACTTACGCCAATTTTGGTGCAAATGGTTAAAAGTGCGAACACAAATGGACTTCTTGATAACGATTGTGATAGCAgcaaatatcaaaatat GGTTAAAACTCGTTTACACGAATTATTACAACAAGACAGAGAATTTACTCGTGAAGATCGAGAACAAATTAATCCAGGAAACGCATTAAGTATCAATGCAGCCAtggattttgttaaaaatccTGTTAGATGTTGTCAACATGTTCATGCACTGATTCAAAAACTTATGGATATCGTACGCATAAAAAAGGATGATCCAAAGACAAAAG acgCAATACTTTATCACGGAGAAACGTGGGAATTAATGGGACGTCGCTggggaaaaatagaaaaagatttttgtacgaagaacaaaagatttgatatatcaaaaattcCAGATATTTACGATTGCATTAAATATGACTTGCAGCATAATAATCATACCTTACAATTTGATCATGcagaagaattatatatttatgcgaAATATCTTGCAGATATTGTTATACCTCAg gaaTATGGATTAACTGTACAAGAAAAGCTTACAATAGGTCAAGGTATTTGTACGcctcttttaaaaaaaataagagcaGATTTACAGAGAAATATTGAAGAGTCTGGAGAAGAAACAGTTAATAGATTAAATCCAAG ATATTCCCATGGTGTTTCAAGTCCTGGTCGACACGTACGTACGAGACTATATTTTACAAGTGAAAGTCACGTACACTCTTTGCTTACCGTCTTGCGTTATGGTGGCTTGCTTGAT GTAGTAAAAGATGAACAATGGAGAAGAGCCATGGAGTATGTCAGTATGGTTTCTGAATTAAATTACATGTCACAAATTGTAGTTATGTTATATGAAGATCCAACTAAAGACCCTAGTTCAGAAGAACGATTTCACGTTGAACTACATTTTAGTCCTGGTGTTAATTGTTGCGTTCAAAAAAATTTACCACCTGGACCAGGATTTAGACCACATTCTCGTAACGAAAGTAGTCACAACATG GGAGAAAGTGGTGGTTCTGGACAAGATAGCGTGTCACAATGCAGTACACGtatagaagaggaagatacTGAATTAAGCATTCTAGAGGATGAGATAATAAATCCACCAGTACAAGCT gaAACTTCTCCTACTGTGGGACATGATGTCGTAGATTCAACGTTAGATAGTCCTACAACTAGTAGAGGTATCGATATGATGGATTTGGATCCTAATATGATGGACGAACCATATGATAGTGGATTTTTACAAAGTTCCGCACCTATTCCGATTAGGCATGTAATGCGTATCAA TGCAAGAACAGTCGCTGGTCACGAAGCCGCAAGACTTGGTAGTCAATTAGCAGCTAGTCAAAGACAGAGACGTGAAAGAGAAGCAAGTGTTATGGTGGAACCACGTGCTCGTAGCTATGATCATCAACATCAAGAAAAGGCTGAAAAGG CAAGGCGCCACCGTCACAGTATCTCCGGACAGATGAGTTATTTCAAGCTGCTGGGATATAACGTTAGCAAGAAGTTGACCGGCTCAACAAACAGTCTCTTCAGTACTGCAGTAATCAGTGGATCTTCCAGTGCTCCGAATCTTAAAGATATGATTCCACCGCATGCTATGATTCCACCACATGTTGCtg CGATAGAAGGTTTTGGCGGCGTTCCTCCGATAAGACCATTGGAAACCCTTCATAATGCATTGTCTTTGCGTCAACTGGATTCATTTCTTGAAATGATGACAAGTGCACCTTTGTTTCGAACTCCTGCTTCTTCACCTCCAAAATATCCATCACCTGGGGGCTCAGTCAATCCAAATCTTAACGTAGGAGGCATTAGTCGCGAGTACCAATCTTCCGACTTGGAAGCCGTCAGGTACtgtaagaaattaaataaagtacCCTT GTATATAACACCAACTCCAATTCAATACAAATCTTGTGGCGATGGAGACACGTGTGACATCAGAAATCAGCCATCACCCACAAGTCCAAATA GTACAGGATGGAGTAGCGAACCACAATCATTTCTATCTTCCGAACCATCATCCCCTGCACCAACATCGACAGGAGAATGCAGTATGTCTATCAGTTTAATTAGTAATGATGG AGCACCATCATACAGTGGAGCCCCAAAGTTTCCCACAACTCCAGGTCTTGATCTtgatttcaatgatttttgtATGAATATAGATCAAGAGAATCACGAAGGTCGGGGTAGTGTTTCATATACAGATTATTATAGCAACGAAGACGGTCAAATCCGTAAAGGTCCATCTTATACAAGTACTACGCAAAAGACAGTAGTTTCATCGGACGATCTTCCTATCGATACAGTTGATGACGACGAAGAACATACATTAACGTTGCGTCAAACCGAAGCACAGAAAAAGCaagatgttaaattattattcgaacaaGTAGAAAATCCTAATGCGACAAAATCAACTGTtggttataaaaaaataggaag ATTTCGCGTTGAGAGTATGGAAATATCAGATGACGACGTTAGAATCAAAGAGCCTAGCAGTGTATGTTCATCTTCGGATAAGAATAAATTACTTACCTTGCAAAAAATGGAAACTACTAACGTAGAAAGAGGTCCAACTCACAGAAGTAAAGAGACCAGGcataaaaggaagaattttTCACGATCGCAAAGCGTGTCAACGCCAAAAACGTTTGTTGCTAAATCTGATACAAATTTTAGTTTTAAATCCGTCAAGTCTAAAGAAAGCTTCTCAGCAATGACAGATAAAGATTTGGAGAAATGGAAATTAAGCAAAACCAAGTCAGATCCTTCTACCTCATGTACAGAAACTCAGAAAGAACCGATATTAACTATGGCTAGCAGTTTAACAGATAGCCCTAGTGTAACTATTGGATTTGACATACAAGATGAAAAAAACGAATAG
- the LOC127069824 gene encoding inositol hexakisphosphate and diphosphoinositol-pentakisphosphate kinase isoform X1, with the protein MSYTELEHGYQGLRSASRPIFYVGDINSVQSNLIGPVASSIYRSSKRAELSEGCGNDDACMGGTELEGEGKQVLVGICAMAKKSQSKPMKEILTRLEEFEYIKIVVFPEEVILKESVEDWPIVDCLISFHSKGFPLDKAINYADLRNPFIINNLPMQYDIQDRRRVYAILESEGIEIPRYAVLDRDSADPKQPISDHELVESEDHVEVNGVIFNKPFVEKPVSAEDHNIYIYYPTSAGGGSQRLFRKIGSRSSVYSPESRVRKTGSYIYEDFMPTDGTDVKVYTVGPDYAHAEARKSPALDGKVERDSEGKEIRYPVILSNAEKLISRKVCLAFKQTVCGFDLLRANGQSFVCDVNGFSFVKNSNKYYDDCAKILGNMILRELAPTLHIPWSVPFQLDDPPIVPTTFGKMMELRCVVAVIRHGDRTPKQKMKVEVRHPKFFEIFAKYDGYKHGHVKLKRPKQLQEILDTARSLLAEIQHRAAGPELEEKQGKLEQLKSVLEMYGHFSGINRKVQMKYQPRGRPRGSSSDDGNNHNRLGEPSLVLILKWGGELTPAGRIQAEELGRIFRCMYPGGQGRHLSEEDTEMLPNHGEYAGAQGLGLLRLHSTFRHDLKIYASDEGRVQMTAAAFAKGLLALEGELTPILVQMVKSANTNGLLDNDCDSSKYQNMVKTRLHELLQQDREFTREDREQINPGNALSINAAMDFVKNPVRCCQHVHALIQKLMDIVRIKKDDPKTKDAILYHGETWELMGRRWGKIEKDFCTKNKRFDISKIPDIYDCIKYDLQHNNHTLQFDHAEELYIYAKYLADIVIPQEYGLTVQEKLTIGQGICTPLLKKIRADLQRNIEESGEETVNRLNPRYSHGVSSPGRHVRTRLYFTSESHVHSLLTVLRYGGLLDVVKDEQWRRAMEYVSMVSELNYMSQIVVMLYEDPTKDPSSEERFHVELHFSPGVNCCVQKNLPPGPGFRPHSRNESSHNMGESGGSGQDSVSQCSTRIEEEDTELSILEDEIINPPVQAETSPTVGHDVVDSTLDSPTTSRGIDMMDLDPNMMDEPYDSGFLQSSAPIPIRHVMRINARTVAGHEAARLGSQLAASQRQRREREASVMVEPRARSYDHQHQEKAEKAADKLQYQSLDAVNKEEHSNYYKNTLNVPVYLGQPIALPHSVSSPELPIPLVQTSTPFSPPLITVHDIPLASPINYNSKKNTSAPSPPKDLLASDLDSYHLSSVNQEQLKNKKTYGGFHTEIILPNIKVDGESNDFDPMSESLSMVNSSSLSLSSHNNLCPIGTTISTVNVANPVENTNNSKRSRSLSPCPTRCLCYNCNVSELILQSRDLPPLERSNFRTYFVRSLSHKFFNCSCYTLANIWQNLSPNLSQCSSCCDIVSSTDSLAQNRGQFLNPSCSLVHLASHSNHKIYKKHYLIPISPEKQISGSQSPIESPSKCNCIFSQRHYLRRDSHGTDLSMLNEAKSASTEEPISHVLRRSNSCPNIITRFNLELVVSHSDPHSYLGNDSSSISSCPQNRRRYSCSDTKKQNVSQHLTDNGILHGHVHSNNSHYHESSHCKSNNHQPKCPRAPFSQLQPQRSFSSPDTRPSIIQPDPTCTARRHRHSISGQMSYFKLLGYNVSKKLTGSTNSLFSTAVISGSSSAPNLKDMIPPHAMIPPHVAAIEGFGGVPPIRPLETLHNALSLRQLDSFLEMMTSAPLFRTPASSPPKYPSPGGSVNPNLNVGGISREYQSSDLEAVRYCKKLNKVPLYITPTPIQYKSCGDGDTCDIRNQPSPTSPNSTGWSSEPQSFLSSEPSSPAPTSTGECSMSISLISNDGAPSYSGAPKFPTTPGLDLDFNDFCMNIDQENHEGRGSVSYTDYYSNEDGQIRKGPSYTSTTQKTVVSSDDLPIDTVDDDEEHTLTLRQTEAQKKQDVKLLFEQVENPNATKSTVGYKKIGRFRVESMEISDDDVRIKEPSSVCSSSDKNKLLTLQKMETTNVERGPTHRSKETRHKRKNFSRSQSVSTPKTFVAKSDTNFSFKSVKSKESFSAMTDKDLEKWKLSKTKSDPSTSCTETQKEPILTMASSLTDSPSVTIGFDIQDEKNE; encoded by the exons GCCGAACTGTCAGAAGGGTGTGGTAATGATGATGCGTGTATGGGGGGTACTGAACTTGAAGGAGAAGGGAAACAAGTTCTGGTTGGAATATGTGCAATGGCTAAAAAATCGCAGAGTAAAccgatgaaagaaattttaacacGACTTGAagaatttgaatatattaagATTGTTGTATTCCCAGAAGAAgttattttaaaa GAATCAGTAGAAGATTGGCCTATAGTTGATTGTTTAATAAGTTTTCATAGCAAAGGATTTCCTCTTGATAAAGCTATTAATTATGCTGATCTTCGAAATcctttcataattaataatcttccAATGCAATATGACATTcaa gaTCGTAGAAGAGTCTATGCTATACTAGAAAGTGAGGGTATAGAAATTCCACGGTATGCTGTATTAGATAGGGATTCTGCTGATCCAAAAC AACCCATTTCAGATCACGAGTTAGTTGAATCCGAGGATCATGTTGAAGTCAATGGGGTTATTTTTAACAAACCATTCGTGGAGAAGCCTGTATCTGCTGAAGAtcataacatttatatttattacccAACATCTGCTGGTGGAGGTAGTCAAAGATTATTTagaaaa aTAGGAAGCCGTAGTAGTGTATACTCTCCAGAATCTCGAGTTCGGAAAACAGGCTCTTATATTTATGAAGATTTTATGCCCACTGATGGTACAGATGTAAAAGTATATACTGTAGGTCCTGATTATGCACATGCAGAAGCTAGAAAAAGTCCAGCATTAGATGGTAAAGTTGAAAGAGATTCAGAAGGCAAAGAAATTCGTTATCCTGTTATATTGAGTAAtgctgaaaaattaataagtagAAAAGTTTGTTTGGCCTTTAAACAAACAGTTTGTGGTTTCGATTTATTAAG AGCAAATGGACAGTCATTTGTTTGTGATGTTAATGGATTTAGCTTCGTAAAAAATtccaataaatattatgatgATTGTgcgaagatattgggaaatatgATATTAAGAGAATTAGCACCAACTTTACATATTCCATGGAGTGTACCATTTCAGTTAGATGATCCACCTATAGTACCAACTACGTTTGGCAAAat GATGGAACTACGTTGCGTTGTGGCGGTCATAAGGCATGGTGATAGAACACCAAAGCAGAAGATGAAAGTAGAAGTTCGTCATCCTAA GTTTTTCGAGATATTTGCAAAATATGATGGTTACAAACATGGTCATGTAAAATTGAAGCGACCGAAACAATTACAAGAAATATTAGATACCGCACGTAGTTTGTTAGCAGAAATACAGCATCGTGCAGCAGGTCCTGaattagaagaaaagcaaGGGAAATTAGAACAGTTAAAAAGTGTACTAGAAAT GTATGGTCATTTTTCTGGTATAAATCGTAAAGTACAAATGAAGTATCAACCACGTGGGAGACCGAGGGGAAGTTCTTCCGACGATGGTAACAATCATA atcGACTGGGAGAACCATCTCTTGTTCTAATACTTAAATGGGGCGGCGAATTAACACCAGCTGGACGTATTCAAGCCGAAGAATTAGGAAGAATATTTCGTTGCATGTATCCTGGTGGTCAAGGTAGACACCTTAGTG aGGAAGACACAGAGATGTTACCAAATCACG GTGAATATGCTGGAGCTCAAGGACTAGGTTTACTTCGTCTTCATTCTACATTTCGTCATGATTTAAAGATATATGCAAGTGATGAAGGAAGAGTTCAAATGACTGCAGCTGCTTTTGCAAAGGGATTACTTGCATTAGAGGGTGAACTTACGCCAATTTTGGTGCAAATGGTTAAAAGTGCGAACACAAATGGACTTCTTGATAACGATTGTGATAGCAgcaaatatcaaaatat GGTTAAAACTCGTTTACACGAATTATTACAACAAGACAGAGAATTTACTCGTGAAGATCGAGAACAAATTAATCCAGGAAACGCATTAAGTATCAATGCAGCCAtggattttgttaaaaatccTGTTAGATGTTGTCAACATGTTCATGCACTGATTCAAAAACTTATGGATATCGTACGCATAAAAAAGGATGATCCAAAGACAAAAG acgCAATACTTTATCACGGAGAAACGTGGGAATTAATGGGACGTCGCTggggaaaaatagaaaaagatttttgtacgaagaacaaaagatttgatatatcaaaaattcCAGATATTTACGATTGCATTAAATATGACTTGCAGCATAATAATCATACCTTACAATTTGATCATGcagaagaattatatatttatgcgaAATATCTTGCAGATATTGTTATACCTCAg gaaTATGGATTAACTGTACAAGAAAAGCTTACAATAGGTCAAGGTATTTGTACGcctcttttaaaaaaaataagagcaGATTTACAGAGAAATATTGAAGAGTCTGGAGAAGAAACAGTTAATAGATTAAATCCAAG ATATTCCCATGGTGTTTCAAGTCCTGGTCGACACGTACGTACGAGACTATATTTTACAAGTGAAAGTCACGTACACTCTTTGCTTACCGTCTTGCGTTATGGTGGCTTGCTTGAT GTAGTAAAAGATGAACAATGGAGAAGAGCCATGGAGTATGTCAGTATGGTTTCTGAATTAAATTACATGTCACAAATTGTAGTTATGTTATATGAAGATCCAACTAAAGACCCTAGTTCAGAAGAACGATTTCACGTTGAACTACATTTTAGTCCTGGTGTTAATTGTTGCGTTCAAAAAAATTTACCACCTGGACCAGGATTTAGACCACATTCTCGTAACGAAAGTAGTCACAACATG GGAGAAAGTGGTGGTTCTGGACAAGATAGCGTGTCACAATGCAGTACACGtatagaagaggaagatacTGAATTAAGCATTCTAGAGGATGAGATAATAAATCCACCAGTACAAGCT gaAACTTCTCCTACTGTGGGACATGATGTCGTAGATTCAACGTTAGATAGTCCTACAACTAGTAGAGGTATCGATATGATGGATTTGGATCCTAATATGATGGACGAACCATATGATAGTGGATTTTTACAAAGTTCCGCACCTATTCCGATTAGGCATGTAATGCGTATCAA TGCAAGAACAGTCGCTGGTCACGAAGCCGCAAGACTTGGTAGTCAATTAGCAGCTAGTCAAAGACAGAGACGTGAAAGAGAAGCAAGTGTTATGGTGGAACCACGTGCTCGTAGCTATGATCATCAACATCAAGAAAAGGCTGAAAAGG CTGCGGACAAGCTGCAGTATCAGAGCTTGGACGCGGTCAACAAAGAAG aacattCAAATTACTATAAAAACACTTTGAATGTGCCTGTGTACCTGGGACAGCCTATAGCTTTACCACACTCAGTTAGCTCACCAGAATTACCTATTCCTTTGGTTCAAACTTCCACCCCATTTTCACCTCCTTTGATAACCGTACATGATATTCCTTTAGCTTCACCTATCaattataattcaaaaaaaaatacaagtgcACCATCTCCACCGAAAGATCTATTAGCGTCAGACCTCGATAGTTATCATCTCTCTTCTGTGAATCAGGAACAattgaaaaacaagaaaacataTGGAGGTTTCCATACAGAGATAATTCTACCTAATATTAAAGTGGATGGTGAGTCAAATGATTTTGATCCTATGTCAGAATCTCTGTCAATGgttaattcttcttctttatcactTTCTTCTCACAATAATTTATGTCCCATAGGAACAACAATTTCGACTGTCAATGTTGCAAATCCGGTTGAAAATACTAACAATTCTAAACGATCACGATCTTTATCACCTTGTCCTACGAGATGTCTTTGTTATAATTGTAACGTTTCTGAGTTGATTTTACAGAGCAGAGATCTTCCTCCTTTAGAACGTTCTAACTTTAGGACCTATTTTGTACGATCTCTTTCGCATAAATTCTTTAATTGTTCCTGTTATACGTTGGCTAATATATGGCAAAACTTATCGCCAAATCTTTCTCAATGTTCTTCTTGTTGCGACATAGTTTCTTCGACCGATAGCCTTGCACAAAATCGTGGTCAATTCCTAAATCCTTCGTGTTCTTTAGTCCATCTTGCATCTCATtctaatcataaaatatataaaaagcatTATTTAATTCCCATTTCACCAGAGAAACAAATATCTGGTTCGCAGTCTCCCATTGAATCACCATCCAAGTGTAATTGCATTTTTTCACAAAGACACTATCTAAGAAGAGATAGTCACGGCACGGATTTATCAATGTTGAATGAAGCGAAAAGTGCATCGACAGAGGAACCTATTTCTCATGTATTGAGAAGATCAAACTCATGtccaaatataataacaagatTTAATTTAGAACTTGTAGTATCTCATTCTGATCCTCATAGTTACCTTGGCAATGATAGTTCTTCCATATCCTCTTGTCCTCAGAATCGCAGGCGATATTCTTGTTCTgatacaaaaaaacaaaatgtctCACAGCACTTGACAGACAATGGTATTCTGCATGGTCATGTTCACAGTAACAATAGTCACTACCATGAATCCTCTCATTGCAAATCAAATAACCATCAGCCTAAGTGTCCACGTGCACCATTTTCCCAACTCCAGCCTCAACGATCCTTCTCATCCCCAGACACACGACCTTCGATCATTCAACCTGACCCTACCTGCACAGCAAGGCGCCACCGTCACAGTATCTCCGGACAGATGAGTTATTTCAAGCTGCTGGGATATAACGTTAGCAAGAAGTTGACCGGCTCAACAAACAGTCTCTTCAGTACTGCAGTAATCAGTGGATCTTCCAGTGCTCCGAATCTTAAAGATATGATTCCACCGCATGCTATGATTCCACCACATGTTGCtg CGATAGAAGGTTTTGGCGGCGTTCCTCCGATAAGACCATTGGAAACCCTTCATAATGCATTGTCTTTGCGTCAACTGGATTCATTTCTTGAAATGATGACAAGTGCACCTTTGTTTCGAACTCCTGCTTCTTCACCTCCAAAATATCCATCACCTGGGGGCTCAGTCAATCCAAATCTTAACGTAGGAGGCATTAGTCGCGAGTACCAATCTTCCGACTTGGAAGCCGTCAGGTACtgtaagaaattaaataaagtacCCTT GTATATAACACCAACTCCAATTCAATACAAATCTTGTGGCGATGGAGACACGTGTGACATCAGAAATCAGCCATCACCCACAAGTCCAAATA GTACAGGATGGAGTAGCGAACCACAATCATTTCTATCTTCCGAACCATCATCCCCTGCACCAACATCGACAGGAGAATGCAGTATGTCTATCAGTTTAATTAGTAATGATGG AGCACCATCATACAGTGGAGCCCCAAAGTTTCCCACAACTCCAGGTCTTGATCTtgatttcaatgatttttgtATGAATATAGATCAAGAGAATCACGAAGGTCGGGGTAGTGTTTCATATACAGATTATTATAGCAACGAAGACGGTCAAATCCGTAAAGGTCCATCTTATACAAGTACTACGCAAAAGACAGTAGTTTCATCGGACGATCTTCCTATCGATACAGTTGATGACGACGAAGAACATACATTAACGTTGCGTCAAACCGAAGCACAGAAAAAGCaagatgttaaattattattcgaacaaGTAGAAAATCCTAATGCGACAAAATCAACTGTtggttataaaaaaataggaag ATTTCGCGTTGAGAGTATGGAAATATCAGATGACGACGTTAGAATCAAAGAGCCTAGCAGTGTATGTTCATCTTCGGATAAGAATAAATTACTTACCTTGCAAAAAATGGAAACTACTAACGTAGAAAGAGGTCCAACTCACAGAAGTAAAGAGACCAGGcataaaaggaagaattttTCACGATCGCAAAGCGTGTCAACGCCAAAAACGTTTGTTGCTAAATCTGATACAAATTTTAGTTTTAAATCCGTCAAGTCTAAAGAAAGCTTCTCAGCAATGACAGATAAAGATTTGGAGAAATGGAAATTAAGCAAAACCAAGTCAGATCCTTCTACCTCATGTACAGAAACTCAGAAAGAACCGATATTAACTATGGCTAGCAGTTTAACAGATAGCCCTAGTGTAACTATTGGATTTGACATACAAGATGAAAAAAACGAATAG